A genomic region of Jeotgalibaca ciconiae contains the following coding sequences:
- a CDS encoding bifunctional folylpolyglutamate synthase/dihydrofolate synthase, which yields MFETYEEALEWIHTRRGMGPKPGIRRMEWMMERLDHPEQKFKSIHIAGTNGKGSTVAYLTSLFKENGHTVGSFTSPHIMKFNERISLNGKPISDEEVVGLANRIRPLYEEISLTELGGLTEFEVVTSMMFLYFSQVKPNVVLLEVGLGGLFDSTNVVVPNLSVITTIGIDHIKILGSTIEEIAFQKAGIIKDSVSVVVGNISYPAKKVLLEVAKERGAKVSMFGETFKAEHHPTSSGFHETFDYQSDTCDLENLEISLMGKHQVENAATALHVFRIFCDENQLSYTKEKIKTGLLHAFWPVRMEVVSQKPLVVLDGAHNEPAMKALLKALENHFSGKKIHVLYASLTTKELEKIGEWLKRIPNSTIHLTTFDFPQVASLIELEERMEIPTAIYHPDWQAAVKDLLEKTKDDELLLITGSLYFLSKVRHLLLKK from the coding sequence ATGTTTGAGACATATGAAGAAGCTTTAGAATGGATTCACACAAGACGAGGAATGGGACCGAAACCGGGTATTCGTCGAATGGAATGGATGATGGAGAGATTGGATCATCCAGAGCAGAAATTTAAATCCATCCACATCGCTGGAACCAATGGAAAAGGGTCGACAGTAGCTTATTTGACGAGTTTATTTAAAGAGAATGGCCATACTGTGGGAAGCTTTACTTCTCCCCATATCATGAAATTCAATGAACGAATCAGTTTAAATGGAAAACCAATTTCTGATGAAGAAGTGGTTGGGTTAGCTAATAGGATTCGACCTCTTTACGAGGAAATTTCACTTACTGAATTAGGGGGATTAACGGAATTTGAAGTAGTTACATCAATGATGTTTCTTTATTTCTCTCAAGTAAAACCGAATGTTGTTTTACTTGAAGTAGGGCTGGGCGGCCTATTCGATAGTACGAATGTCGTGGTGCCCAATTTATCTGTCATTACAACTATTGGGATTGACCATATTAAGATCTTGGGCAGTACCATAGAAGAAATTGCCTTTCAAAAAGCAGGAATTATCAAAGACAGCGTATCAGTAGTGGTGGGAAATATTTCGTATCCAGCTAAAAAAGTACTGCTTGAAGTTGCAAAAGAAAGAGGCGCGAAGGTCAGCATGTTTGGAGAAACTTTTAAAGCAGAACATCATCCAACTAGCTCTGGTTTTCATGAAACTTTTGATTACCAGAGCGATACTTGCGATTTAGAGAATCTAGAAATTTCTTTAATGGGCAAACATCAAGTGGAAAATGCTGCAACTGCTTTACATGTTTTCCGAATATTCTGCGATGAGAATCAACTTTCCTATACGAAAGAAAAAATAAAGACAGGACTGTTGCATGCTTTTTGGCCTGTGAGGATGGAAGTAGTATCACAAAAGCCACTAGTCGTCCTGGACGGTGCTCATAACGAGCCGGCAATGAAAGCTTTATTAAAGGCTCTTGAAAATCATTTTTCCGGCAAAAAAATCCATGTTCTTTACGCATCTTTGACGACAAAAGAATTAGAAAAGATTGGGGAATGGCTAAAGAGAATTCCGAATTCAACTATTCACTTGACGACCTTTGATTTTCCGCAAGTAGCCAGCTTGATTGAATTAGAAGAACGAATGGAAATCCCGACTGCCATCTATCATCCTGATTGGCAAGCAGCAGTGAAGGATTTATTGGAAAAAACAAAGGACGACGAGTTATTATTAATTACCGGCTCTTTATATTTTCTTTCGAAAGTCAGACATCTTTTGTTAAAGAAATAA
- the radC gene encoding RadC family protein — MQKTTLVKEMPIASRPRERLENYGEKALATHELLAILLRTGPRDSNVVQLALQVMNHFEDLYSLKMATIEELHAINGIGRIKAIELKACIELGIRLAHASQLKSGTITSTQEAGTLLKAEMRDLQQEHVVALYLNTKNEIIKKKTIFIGSLNSSVAHPREIFREAVRFSAARIILAHNHRETCS; from the coding sequence ATGCAAAAAACAACTTTGGTAAAAGAAATGCCGATTGCCTCTCGTCCGCGAGAACGATTGGAAAATTATGGTGAAAAAGCTTTGGCGACTCATGAATTGCTTGCAATTTTACTGCGAACTGGTCCAAGAGACAGCAATGTGGTTCAGTTAGCGTTACAAGTCATGAATCATTTTGAAGATCTTTATTCGTTAAAAATGGCAACGATTGAAGAGTTACATGCCATAAATGGCATTGGCAGAATAAAAGCAATCGAATTAAAGGCATGCATTGAATTAGGAATTCGTTTGGCGCACGCATCACAGTTGAAAAGTGGAACCATTACCTCCACACAAGAGGCTGGTACTTTATTGAAGGCTGAGATGCGAGACTTGCAGCAAGAGCATGTTGTAGCTCTATATCTGAATACTAAAAATGAAATCATCAAAAAGAAAACCATCTTTATCGGATCGCTTAACAGCAGTGTCGCTCATCCAAGAGAAATATTTCGAGAAGCAGTGCGCTTTTCAGCTGCGAGAATTATTCTAGCCCATAATCATCGTGAGACATGTTCGTAA